Sequence from the bacterium genome:
TGCTGGCGGATTGGCAGGAGGTCGACACCGTTCGAGTGCCGGAGGAGCTGCTCAGCGTCGACGTCGAACAAGTGAATGCCTTTTGCCGCAGCACCGACCGGTTCGTGCTCTCGGGCTGTGGGCCGCGCCCGTTCGAGCAGATGCAATTCATCCGCACCACCGAAAATCTGCTGCTCGACCTCGCCCAACCGCCCGCCGAGTTCTTTGTGCTGCGCGACCGGCTGCATCAATTCTATCTCAAACAACTGGAACTGTGGGCCGGCACCGAGGTCGACGCGCTGACTTTTCTCGATGATTGGGGCATGCAGCACGCCATGCTGATTTCACCCGCGATGTGGCGCCGGCTGTTCAAGCCGCTTTATCGCGACTATATCGAAATCGCGCATGCGCACGGCAAATACGCCTTCATGCATTCCGACGGCTACATTCTCGACATCCTGCCGGATTTGATCGAGCTGGGACTGGATGCCATCAACGCGCAGCTTTTTTGCATGGGTGTGGAGAGAGTAGGGCAATGCTGCCGCGGCCGGCTCACGTTTTGGGGAGAGATCGACCGGCAATATTTGCTGGCTTATGGCACTGCCGAGGAAATCATCGCCGCGGTGGAAAGCGTAAAGCAGTCGCTGTATGCCGGCGGCGGCGTAATCGCGCAATGCGAATTCGGCCCGGCGGCAAAGCCGGAGAACGTGTCGCTGGTCTTCGCAACGTGGGAGCGGCTGTCGCACTCGCTCCGGCCATGATCGACGCAGAAACCAGTGCGCGGTTACCGTGAATGCGTGGACCTGCCCCCTTGGCGCATCGCTCCAACCCATGCATTGATTGCTTCGACAGCGACACACGAGGGGGCGGGGCTACAAAAATCTATGGACCCAGTGCACTCGCGTCCCGGCGGGGATGCTGTCCAGCGTCACGCAGCCTTCATCATTACGGAGAGGCCTTCGCATGAGTAAAATGCTCTTGGGGCTGACTTTGCTCGTGGTTGCCGCCGCCAGCAGCTTTGCGCAACCGTGTTTCCGCTACGACCAAAAGAATTCGTGCTCCTCCTACCCTCTCTCCGATTTTGTTGCGAGCGTGCCGCTGCCCGGCGCCAACGGCGCGCCCGCGCGCCACGTGGATTTGGGTACGAGTTTGGGCTGGTTGTTCACGCTAAATGAGAAAACTGCGGTGGGCCCAGCCTTCTTCTTCTCAGCCTATTTGAACGGCGGCTGGCATTCGCAGCTTGGCGCACAAGGCCGCTTACGCTACTGGTTGAATCCCAACCTGCATGTTGATTTCTCGCCGGGCGCAATCCTCCGCGACAGTCCCTATCCCCGCGGATTTGCAGGATACACCGCTGAAATCTCAGCCGGCTATCGCGACTGGGTGAGCCTCGCCGCCCGCGTGGATCGCGTGCGCGTCTATCCGGATGATCATGACACGATTCTGCAGATGGGGATCAAGTTGGGATCATATGCCGGCATGGGATTGACCGCGGTGGGAACAGTCGCAGGCGGGATCGCTTACCTCCTCAGCCAGATCGACTGAGGCTTCGCAAGTAAGATCGGCACTCGCGAAACAGACTTTTCTGCAACGGATTGAAACAATCCAACTGATTCCAGGCTACGCCATCTGCCGGTTTGCTTCGCCTTGAATATTGCCTGCCAATCTTCGCCCATACTCACCTGCCCTGGCGATGGCAGGATCAGGGGCGAGCCCAACACGAGGCAAGATTCAGCATGCTCACAAGAAGACATGCGTGTTTGAAAGCGGAACCTACGCTCAGCGATACATGCCGCCGGCGGCATCTTCCGGCACGATCAGTTGTAATCCGTCCTCCGGTTTGATCACTTCCCAGCCTTTTTCCGGATTCACATAGACGGTCTTCAACCCCGGCGGTATGGTGAAATCGCGCGCCGGATAAAGCGCAGTGGCGCGTTTCATGAAACCGGCCCAGATCGGCACGGCGCCGCGACCGCCATCCACCCCGCGGCCGTCACGCGTGCGCATTTGCGCATCGCGATCGTATCCCACCCAAACCGAAGTGGCCAGCGAAGTGGTGAAGCCGGTGAACCAGGCATCGGTGTACTCCGTACTGGTGCCGGTTTTGCCGGCGACCGGCGCGGTGAAGCCGAGCGCGCGAATGCCGCGGCCGGTGCCGCCTTCGATCACGCCGCGCATCATATCGAGCATTTGATACGTCACGCGCGCATCAAACCGGGTCTCGCCGAAACTGTACTCCCGATCCAGCACCACGCCGTTGACGTCCTCGACGCGCTTGATCAGCACCGGCCGGTGATAAACGCCGTTGTTGGCAATCACGGCATACGCGGCGGCCAGCTCCAGCGGCGACATGCCGGCCGTGCCGAGCGCGAGTGAAATCACTTCATCAATCGGCGTGGAAATGCCCATACGCCGCGCGGTTTCCACGACTTTTGCGGGCGTGACTTCGGCTGTCAACTGCGCTGAAATGACATTGAGCGATTGCATCAGCGCTGCTTTCAGCACCATCTCACCGTGATAGCGGCGATCGAAATTGCGCGGGCGATAGGGCCGGTTGTTGGCATCACGCAGCGTGGTGAGCGTGTCATACACGAGCGTGCGCGGCGTCACCCGCAGTTGCTCGAGCGCCGTCAGATAGACAAACGGTTTGATGCACGAGCCGACGTGGCGGTTCGCTTCCACGGCGCGATTGAACGCCGCGGGCACATAGCGCCGCGCCCCCACCAGCGCCTTGACTTCGCCGGTCGGCACCGCCAGCGCCACCAGCGCCGCCTGCAACGGCAGGCCAGTGGAATCCAGTTCGGCCTCCAATTTGAGCGCGCCGGCTTCGACTTCCTGCTCGGCGATGGCCTGCAGCACGGGATCGAGCGTGGTGTAGATGCGCAAGCCGCCGTATTGCACCGGCTCGCGGCCGTAGCGCGCCTGCGCCTCGCTGATCACATAATCGATGAAATCATTGCCGAACGAGCGCTGTTTGGAAAGGTGAATCGAATCCGCCGCTGCCTGCTGCCGTTGCGCCTCGCTGAGATAACCCTCCTTCGCCATCCGGTAAAGCACCAGCCGCTGCCGCGTCTTGGCGTTGTCAAAATGGGAGAAGGGATTGAGCTTCTGCGGCGAGTTGAGGATGCCGGCGAGCATGGCCGCCTCCGGCACGGTCAGATCAGCAGCGGACTTGTTGAAGTATTGCCGCGCCGCGTCTTCCACGCCGTGCGCCGCGCCGCCAAAATAGACAAGATTACAGTAGGCCTCGAGAATTTCCCGCTTGCTGAACGTCGCTTCGAGCTGCAGGCTGATGAGAATCTCCTTGAGCTTGCGGCCGAAACTTTTTTGAAAGCTGAAAAAGAGGTATTTCGAGAGTTGCTGGGTGATGGTCGAACCGCTCTGCAGCGGATGACCGGTTAAGCTGCGATAGGCGCCGCGCAGCAAACCGAGCTTGTCGATGCCACTGTGCCGGTAAAAGCCGCCGTCTTCCGTGGCGATCACGGCATTGAGAAAATTGGGACTGATCTTGTCGAGCGTGACATAAGTGCGGCCGCCCAGCCGCTGCACCAGCGTGCCGTCGGCGGCGTAGATCTCGGTCGGTCGGGCAAACACCAGGCTGCGCAAATCGCGGGGCAGATAAGGCAGGTCGCTCAGGACCACGAAAAAGATGATCATAGCCGTGAGCAGCAGGCCGGCCGCCGCCAGCATCAGACTATAGAGGATTTTGGCTCGCATGCGCTCCGGCTCGGGCGATGAAATCCATGGTCCATTCTTCCGGCAAATAGTAGATCAGGGCGCGGCCGTCATCGAGCGCGAAGGCGGTCTCCACAAAGCCGGCGGTGCTGCGGTTGGCGAAGCCGACGCGCGCGAGGTGCGTGCTGGGATCGGTCAACACCGGCAACTCTTTGATCATTTCCGCGCGCTCATCATAGAATTTGCGGTCCAGCACTTCGAAGAAATCGGCGGCGCTCAACACCCGGCCGGCGAAGCGCGCCACTTGGCGCACGTCCATCTGCCGCTCCTTGCCGTGATTGACGATCATTTCGAGCTGATCCGCCGGCAGGGAGGTTTGATACAACACCTCGCGATTGGCATCGAGCAGAAACAGATCGAGACGGTCGGGATAGCGGTTGACCGTGACCTGCGCGACGCTGCGCTCGCGGTTGAAGCTGACCATGCTGCCGGTGGGCACCAGCAACGGCCGGAACAGTGCCGGCAGCTCGCGATAGATCAAGCCGAATTGTTCGGGCGGCAGCTCGGTGCGGGCGTTGGAGGCGGTGAAATTCACCAGCTCCTCGAACTTCGAGATGCCGGCGATCAAACTCAACTGCTCGCGCCGCACTTGTGTGATGCGTTCGAGGTTGGTGTTGGCGAGCAGCCGGTTTTGATCCTCCTGCCAACTGCGGCCGATCTTTTCGCGGCCGGGGTTGTGCCACACCAGGTACCGTCCAATCGCGGCCTCGACGATGTTGAAGCCCAACTCGCCGATCACAAACAGCAGCGCGAGCGCGCCGAGCCATAGCCAGGGCGTGCGCACCAGCTTGCGATAGTCCTGTGTAAGTTCCGACATTGCTTTTCAATCATCCCGTGAGAATGAAGCTTTGCGGGCGGATCGAGGAGCAGAAGCCGGCCGGAAGCACCGGCAACGGCAAGGCCCCGATCATGACCCCAATTCCCCTGCTGGCAGACTTGGCGGAATTCCTGCGTGCCGGCATTCAAATCACGCCCACTGCCGCTTGCGGCAGCCAGCCGACTTTGCCATCCGCCAGCCGAATGCGCGCCCAAGTGCCGCTCAGCTCTTGCAATTGCACTTTCGCGCCCTCGTGCAGAATAAAAGCCTCGGTGGCGTCCGCGGCCGGCGAAGTATGCACAATGACGCGTCTCTGCAGCACGATGCCATAACGCGAGGTGCGCTGCTGATAAAGCTGCGCGGCAAAAATCACGGCCAGCACCAGCACGCCCGTAGCCGCGACCCAGGCCAATCGCCGGCCGGCAAGCTGCCAGATTCGCCGGCGGGCGAGAAGATTTGCCGCCAAACCGGCGAACAGGAGAATCCAAAGAATCAGGCCGGCCAGCGCCACTTGCTGAATCGAAAAAAAATTGAGGGCGGTCTGGCCCCAGGCCACGACCAGCGCAACCGGCGGTTGCGGAATGCGATCGATGATCGCGAGATTGGCCAGTTCGAGATTGAAGCGAATATCGTCATTGCGGCGATTGAGGCGCAGCGCCCGCTCATAGTTGAGAATCGCCATGCCGGGCTGCCGCTGCTTGAAGTAGGCATTGCCGAGATTGTAGTAAACCTGCCAGTTTTCCCGGCCGAGCGCGATGATTTTTTCATACGCTGCTGCCGCCTCGGCGTACTGTCCGGCTTGATAATGTTGATTGGCTTGGTTGAACAGGCTGCCGGCTTCATCCGCAGCAACGACGCGCACAAGCCCGAACAGCAGCGCCAGCATTCCGCCGGCCACAAGGCCGCTGCCCTTGCGGTGGCTGACACCTGTCCCGCGGTGCGGCGCAGCCGTCTCGAGACTGCGATCGGAAGGATCGTGCCGGGGAATCATCACAGCGCGTCCTCCAGTTGTTCGAGCACGCCGGCGGCTTGTTGATAGAACTGCTGCATCTCCGCGCCATTGGTGGTGGCCGGTGCAAAGCGTTGATAGTCGCAAGTGTGCAAGCAGTTGAGATAGTCGCTGATCAGCGCCGGCGCGACATTCTTCTCCTTGAGCAACTGTTCGATGTGATCCGTAACCAAACCGGCTTCCGCGACGTTGAGCTTGTTGCCGAGAAATCCCATCAACGCCCGCTGCACCTCGGCGTAGAATCCCTTGCTGTCGTTGGCCTGCAGCCGTTTCTTGGCCGCTTTCAACTGGCGTTGGGCAGCGGCAGCGGCGCGGCGGTTGCGGGCATAGGCGACATTGGTAGCCAGCTTGGCTTGATGGCGCTGCCACACCAGCGCGCCGAGAAAGCCGACAACCGGCAGCCCCAGCAGCGTGAGAAACCACGCGCTGGTATAGTTGACCGCGCCCAGACGCTGCAGCGGCGCCGCGCTGGTGGCGATGAAGCGTATGTCCTGGCCCAGCAGCCGCACGTCCTCTTTCGAGGCGCCGCTCAGCGCGGCGGTGGCATACTCGGTTGTGCCGGGTTCGACCGTGAGGGTGATGGGCTTGGTGCTGGCCGTGACGTATTGTTTTGCGCGCGGATCAAAGTAGGCGAAGGTGATTGGCTTGATCACATGCGTGCCGGCGTAACGCGGCACCATCACATACTCCCAGCTCTTGCTGCCGGTGATCTGCGTATCGCCATGCTCGACGTCTTGCGAAACTTTGGGATCGTAGACTTCAAAATCAGCGGGCAGCTCCGGCGCGGGAGCCGGCAAGGTTTTGATATTGCCCTGCCCGGAGATTTTCACCGTGAGGGTAATGGCTTCGTTCGCTTTCACCGCGGTGCGGTCGACCATCGCACTGAGAGTATAATTGCCCACGACGCCGGCGAATCCCGCGGGCTTGCCAGACGCGGGCAGCGGCAGCACTTCGATTGCCACCGGCCGCGAGGCGATGGTGACGCGCTCGACCGGCGCAAAGATCGGATCATCAAAGAAGCTGTCGAAAATGTCGCGCGGTCGCCGGCGCTGCGCCGCCGTCACCTCGCAATCCAGGCTCATGGCTTCAATCGTGCCGCGGCCCGCGGTCTGGGGAAAGATCGCCGTACGCTTGACCTCGGCGACGAGATAGCGCTGGCCGTTGATGACTTGTTGATAGGTGCGCGGCTGCCGCGGCATGGGGAAATCCTCCACCCAGAAGCCGGTGAAGGTCGGCAACTTGGCATTGCCATAGTTGCGGACGTTGCGGGCAGTGTAGATCTTGAAGGTCACGATCACCGGTTGGTTGACAAAGACTTGCTTGCGGTCGACTTCGGCGCGCAGAAAAAGGCTGCCATCCGCGGTGACATTCGGATCCGCCTGCGGCGCCGGCGCGCCGGGAGCAGAAGGCTGGCCGCCGGCTGCCGGCAAAATTTCGATGCGTATTGGATCGCTGCGATAAGCCTGGCCGCCGGCTTCAACCTCCACCGGGCCGATCGCGAAGGATCCGCTGGCAATGGCAATGAAAGTGTAATGATAGGTGTGCGAGGACG
This genomic interval carries:
- a CDS encoding tetratricopeptide repeat protein, which translates into the protein MIPRHDPSDRSLETAAPHRGTGVSHRKGSGLVAGGMLALLFGLVRVVAADEAGSLFNQANQHYQAGQYAEAAAAYEKIIALGRENWQVYYNLGNAYFKQRQPGMAILNYERALRLNRRNDDIRFNLELANLAIIDRIPQPPVALVVAWGQTALNFFSIQQVALAGLILWILLFAGLAANLLARRRIWQLAGRRLAWVAATGVLVLAVIFAAQLYQQRTSRYGIVLQRRVIVHTSPAADATEAFILHEGAKVQLQELSGTWARIRLADGKVGWLPQAAVGVI
- a CDS encoding methyltransferase, whose amino-acid sequence is MMTSRELVKASLEFAGPERIPRQLWLLPWAETHFPNELRQIQQRYPDDIISAPACLRRPAPTQGDAYAPGVYLDEWGCRFENAEAGIIGIVQQPLLADWQEVDTVRVPEELLSVDVEQVNAFCRSTDRFVLSGCGPRPFEQMQFIRTTENLLLDLAQPPAEFFVLRDRLHQFYLKQLELWAGTEVDALTFLDDWGMQHAMLISPAMWRRLFKPLYRDYIEIAHAHGKYAFMHSDGYILDILPDLIELGLDAINAQLFCMGVERVGQCCRGRLTFWGEIDRQYLLAYGTAEEIIAAVESVKQSLYAGGGVIAQCEFGPAAKPENVSLVFATWERLSHSLRP
- a CDS encoding BatD family protein, whose translation is MLAGTRGKAPAAVARSIFLLVMLGVAYASAGLAQVTVTATVDRTRIGLNEDFTLSVEVTGGNAGQPNLPEMESFARLAGTSSSQSIQIVNGRMSSSHTYHYTFIAIASGSFAIGPVEVEAGGQAYRSDPIRIEILPAAGGQPSAPGAPAPQADPNVTADGSLFLRAEVDRKQVFVNQPVIVTFKIYTARNVRNYGNAKLPTFTGFWVEDFPMPRQPRTYQQVINGQRYLVAEVKRTAIFPQTAGRGTIEAMSLDCEVTAAQRRRPRDIFDSFFDDPIFAPVERVTIASRPVAIEVLPLPASGKPAGFAGVVGNYTLSAMVDRTAVKANEAITLTVKISGQGNIKTLPAPAPELPADFEVYDPKVSQDVEHGDTQITGSKSWEYVMVPRYAGTHVIKPITFAYFDPRAKQYVTASTKPITLTVEPGTTEYATAALSGASKEDVRLLGQDIRFIATSAAPLQRLGAVNYTSAWFLTLLGLPVVGFLGALVWQRHQAKLATNVAYARNRRAAAAAQRQLKAAKKRLQANDSKGFYAEVQRALMGFLGNKLNVAEAGLVTDHIEQLLKEKNVAPALISDYLNCLHTCDYQRFAPATTNGAEMQQFYQQAAGVLEQLEDAL
- a CDS encoding penicillin-binding protein → MRAKILYSLMLAAAGLLLTAMIIFFVVLSDLPYLPRDLRSLVFARPTEIYAADGTLVQRLGGRTYVTLDKISPNFLNAVIATEDGGFYRHSGIDKLGLLRGAYRSLTGHPLQSGSTITQQLSKYLFFSFQKSFGRKLKEILISLQLEATFSKREILEAYCNLVYFGGAAHGVEDAARQYFNKSAADLTVPEAAMLAGILNSPQKLNPFSHFDNAKTRQRLVLYRMAKEGYLSEAQRQQAAADSIHLSKQRSFGNDFIDYVISEAQARYGREPVQYGGLRIYTTLDPVLQAIAEQEVEAGALKLEAELDSTGLPLQAALVALAVPTGEVKALVGARRYVPAAFNRAVEANRHVGSCIKPFVYLTALEQLRVTPRTLVYDTLTTLRDANNRPYRPRNFDRRYHGEMVLKAALMQSLNVISAQLTAEVTPAKVVETARRMGISTPIDEVISLALGTAGMSPLELAAAYAVIANNGVYHRPVLIKRVEDVNGVVLDREYSFGETRFDARVTYQMLDMMRGVIEGGTGRGIRALGFTAPVAGKTGTSTEYTDAWFTGFTTSLATSVWVGYDRDAQMRTRDGRGVDGGRGAVPIWAGFMKRATALYPARDFTIPPGLKTVYVNPEKGWEVIKPEDGLQLIVPEDAAGGMYR